Within Kineothrix sp. MB12-C1, the genomic segment ACCCTTTTGTTTCTTGATTAATCAACTCATCGATGACATCCAATTTCGAAACGATGTCCTCATACTTCTTTAAGATATAGCCTTCCTCATTTTCACTGGCTGTATTTTCATCGTCAAAAAAAAGCTTTTCTTGTTCCGGCATATCTTCTTTTTCATTGAATTCTATGCGAAAGAGCAATTTAAAAATCTGTTCCCGCAGTTCTCTTCTTCCCATTAGTATATTCTTCCTATCTGTCTTTCTGCATATTCACGCCGGCAATTTTAATATTCACATTCGACACCGTAAGCCCAGTCATGTTCTCGATGGCATTTTTAACCTTTTCCTGCACCTGTCTGCTGGTCGCCGGAATGTTATATCCATATTCCATAATAAGTCCAAGGTCCACAGATACCTCTTTATTTATTACTTCTACTTTTACACCCTTTTTTAGGCTCTTTACGCCTACCATGCTCATCAGCTCATTGGTCGCATTGCCCGCCATTGTTGCGACTCCTTCCACCTCTGCTGCTGCAATCCCGGCAATCATCGCAACTACATCATCCGCAATCTTCACCGCTCCGGCGCTCTCATCTTCTTGCAATACATAAGTGCTTCTATCTAATTCCTTTTCCATATCAAGTGACCTCCATTTCATACGAAATTCAATTCTTCCTATTTGTATAATATACCAAAAACTACAGCCTTTGCATAGACCTTTCTTTCCATTAGAAAACGATGGCGGCCTGTTCTAAAGCCAAAAACTCAAACTAAGCTGTTCCTTATTGTCCGCATAAGCGACCACCCCGTCAGGACTATCCAAATATTCAAAAATCTCCTGTTCATCGATAAGTACCCGTCCCATTTCTTCATACACTGCTCTATCGCTGCATTTTAAGGTGATATAGGTACTTTCCCTTTCATACTCTTTTTCAAACAAAGCTTTCAGCTTCTCCTTATCCACCGAAGTGAAATAAGCTCCCTCCCTCACATAGTAGTTCGCTGTCATAGAGATACAGTCCGGTAGCTTCACTACGTTTTCTATCGTATGGGTTTTCTCAAGCTGTTTCGTCGTTACACATAAATAATCATAATTAATCGTCGGCAAGTGATTCTGTTCATAGCCCGTCTCTCCCTCATTCTCCTCCATCTGATAAGATGCATCTCCCCATGTGGGATCCACGTGATAATAAATCCCATCTATTCTTACCAGATTCCAGGCATGTCCTTCTCCTCCCGATACTCTTCCTATTACGAGTGTGGAAAAGACACCCACCCGTTCCAGCAAATATTGCATCGCCTTGGCATAACCTTGACAAACTGACTCACCATATAAAAAGACGGAGCATATATTCTGATTGTCCTCCGCTTCCAAATTGTATTCCGTACTATTGATAATATATTCATAAACAAATTTTACTTTTTCATATTCATCCGCATCCGCAGGAAGATGTGCGAGAAATTCTTTCACATAAGCATCGATAAGAAGCTGTCTTCTTCCCACCTCCTCAGCGTCAATATGATACGTCCCGGTAAAAGTGATCTTTTTTAATTCCTCTCCCAGCGTATATTTCGTAAAAGTATAGCCATCCACATAGAAAATCTCGGGATGATCGTTTAACACGCACTGAAAAACCTTTTCTATCTGATTAGTATCCATGGAAGAAATAAGTACGTTTTCTCCCCATCTTTTCAATATCTGAGTAATTTCCGCATAAATAATCTGTTCCTCTCCGGTAAGCCTTTCAAAGTTGTATTTCCCCTTTTGTCCGGCGAGGATCTTCGGCATTTCTTCTTCCGTAAGTCCGATAGAGGCACGTATTGAATCGTCGTCTAATTCCTCTTGTTTTTCATCATCATTTTGTCCCTTTGTACTTTGCGGCCATTCTTCAGGCACTGCATCGTCATCCTGCGTAACTGTTACCGGAGTTCTTCCGGGCTCCTGTAAATCTAAGGAGCATCCTGCAAGGAAAAGAAGCAGCAGGAGTAAAAAGGCAATCCGATTCTTTTTTCTCATTTAATCACGTCCAAATTCAGATAATATCAATCCTTCATTCCTTTCCAGTGTCATTCCAATGCTCCACTGATTGATAAACAGAAGCAGAGGATGTCCTTTCATATCTTTCACTTTTTTCATATCGGAGGTCCCTGTTAATTTCACCATATCGATATCTTTATTTTCCACCCACCTAATATGCTCATAAGGTAAGTTTTCCAAGCGAATCTCAACATTATACTCATTTTCAAGGCGATATTTCAAAACTTCGAATTGAAGGACACCTACCACGCCTACTATGATTTCCTCCATACCTGTATTAAATTCCTGGAATATCTGAATGGCACCCTCCTGCGCTATCTGGGTAATCCCTTTCACAAATTGCTTACGTTTCATCGTATCCATCTGACGCACCCTTGCAAAATGTTCCGGAGCAAAGGTAGGAATACCTTCATATTCTATCTGCTCCTTAGGCATACAAAGCGTATCGCCGATAGAGAAAATCCCCGGATCAAAGACTCCGATAATATCTCCCGCATATGCTTCCTCCAGCATCTTTCTTTCGCTCGCCATAATCTGCTGAGGCTGGGATAAACGCATGGTCTTCCCACCTTGTATGTGCTTCACTTCCATACTCGCTTCATATTTTCCGGAGCAAATTCTCATAAAGGCGATTCTGTCTCTATGAGCTTTATTCATATTAGCCTGTATCTTGAATACAAACGCAGAGAAATTATTTTCCACCGGATCGATCAAACCGATATCCGCTTTTCGGGGAAGCGGTGTTGTCGTCATCTTAAGGAAATGCTGTAGAAAAATCTCCACACCAAAGTTCGTCAGAGCAGATCCAAAGAAAACAGGGGTCAAATCTCCCGATCTTACCACCTCTAAGTCGAATTCTGCGCTGGCGCCATCCAAAAGCTCAATTTCCTCAAAAAGCTGTTCTTCCAATCTCTGACCGATATATTCGTTCAGCTTGTCCTTATCCGAAATGGGAATTATCGTCGTAGCCCCTCCCTGTGTTCCTTTATGTGTATCGGAATAGGTAACTACGCATTGTTCTTCCCTATCATATACCCCTTTGAATTCCTTGCCTGAACCTATGGGCCAATTCATAGGGCATGTGGCAATACCTAGTTCTCTTTCTATTTCATCCAAAAGCTCAAACATATCCCCGGCATCCCTATCCATCTTATTGATAAAGGTAAAAATGGGAATCTTACGCATAACACATACTTTGAAAAGCTTCCTTGTCTGTGCCTCTACACCTTTGGAAGCATCGATAACCATTACCGCAGAATCGGCCGCCATTAAGGTTCTATACGTATCCTCGGAAAAGTCCTGATGTCCCGGGGTGTCCAAAATATTAATACAAAATCCACCATATTCAAACTGCAGAACACTGGAAGTAACGGAAATACCCCTCTCTTTTTCTATTTCCATCCAATCGGAAACGGCATGCTTTGCGGTAGCTTTTCCTTTGACACTCCCTGCCATATTAATGGCACCTCCATAGAGCAGAAACTTTTCCGTCAAAGTCGTCTTTCCCGCATCGGGGTGCGAAATAATCGCAAAAGTCCTCCGTTTATTTATCTCCTCTGCATAGTTGCTCACACTTTTATCCTCCTGTCGCCCTTTTACAGCATTGATCTGCCGTCAAACTGGGGCTTAATATTAAAATAATCGAGTACCGTTGCTCCAATATCCGCAAAGGCATCTCTCGTACCCAGATTTTCCGGGGTAATCGCTTGACCGTACATAAGAAACGGCGTATGCTCTCTGGAGTGATCTGTAGACACCGTATAACCGGGGTCACAGCCATGATCCGCAGTAATCATAAGAACATCCTCTTCCTGAAGCTTAGAAAGAATCTCCGGCAGCCTCTCATCGAAATAAGTCAGTGCTTTCGCATAGCCATCAATATCATTGCGGTGACCGTAAAGCATATCATAATCCACCAAATTAATAAAGCACAATCCTTCGAATTCTTTGTCCATCATCGTCAGTGTCTTGTTAATTCCGTCTTCATTGCTCGTTGTATAGGTATATTCAGTAATACCTTTACCGGCGAAAATATCGTTAATCTTTCCAACTGCGATCACGGCTTTCCCCTCTGCCTTCAACTGGTCCAACATGGTAACTGCCGGCGGCTCCAGAGAATAATCATGTCTTCCCGATGTGCGTACATAATTTCCGCTCGTTCCGTTAAACGGTCTGGCAATCACTCTTCCCACACCGTGTTTTCCCACGAGCATTTTCCTCGCCATGGTACAATATTCATACAAATCAGCGAGCGGAACTACATCCTCATGGGCTGCAATCTGAAATACACTGTCTGCTGAAGTGTATACAATCAATTTCCCTGTTTTCACATGCTCATCACCATAATCTTTTATGACTTCTGTACCTGAATATGGCTTATTGCATAGAATTCGCCTTCCGGTCAGAGCCTCAAACTCATCAAGGACCTCTTGGGGAAATCCATCCGGATAGGTAGGCAACGGTTCCTTAGATATAATTCCGGCAATCTCCCAGTGTCCGATTGTTGTATCTTTTCCTTTGGAAGCCTCTTTCATGCGTGCAACCTTTGCTTGCGGAGATAATTCCTTCTCTCCACAGGTCACACCTTCTATGTTAAACAGGCCCATTTTCTTCATATTAGGCATAGAAAAATAAGGACTGGATGCGGCAGAAGACAGGGTATTGGTTCCTTCGTCCCCATATTCTTTCGCATCCTCCATTGCTCCTATTCCCACGCTATCAAGTACAATTAAAAATATACGTTTCATAAGTACACCTCTCTACTTCTTCCGACATCGAAATTATCGACTAACGGTAACTGTTCAGTATTCTCACAGTAAGCGCAGTAAATGCACAGACTTACTGAATAGTTACGACTAACGTTATGATTATACCATATCTTTTTTCGCAAATAAACTGTTATCTTTTATATTTTGAAGCTGTTTATTACCCTATTCTGCAGCCATTGTACTGATAATAATGGTCTCAGGAGCTACTCCCGTTTTACGAATGATGATATCTTCTATCTGAGCACGCTGTGCTTCCGATAACTCTGTTGCATTCACAACAACATCCACTCCGGTACTGCTAATGCTTACGACAACGTCAGAGAATCCTTTGGCTTCTAATAAGATTTCAGATGCGGTTTCTTTCTCTGCTATATCCGTAATCGCGATCATGTTATTAACGGCTTCTTGCTTCTGTGTCTCTGTTATGTTGGCATTATTAATAATTTCCATCAAAGTCTCTTTATTTTTCGCTCTTGTCTGTTCCTTCAAAAGTTTCGCGCCTGAAAGAGAATTCATGCCTGTAGTGGAAGTAAATACCGCTTCACCGGGAGTACCGCTTTCCGTAGTGGTGCTCTCATCTATCCCTTCTGCCATTCCTTCATCCAGGTAGTCTTGTGCCGCAAGAGTATCATCGGAATCCAGGCTGTTAATATCTCCATAAGTAGAATCTGCAAGGATATCCTCATCAGAAATATCGAACATTGCGGATACTTCTTCATCGGTAGTACCTACACCTGTTCCTCCAAGTATTAAATCATTGCCATCACTCACTACAGTATCGCTTTCTACTGTCATAATTTCATCTTCCGTTAATTTTGTACCTGCGAAATTAAGGTATCCCGCAACAGCAATCATTATCGCAAGTGCAGTAATCATAATCTGGTTCTTTTTCAGCATATTTTTCACGCAATTCTCCCCTTTTCTTTATTAGGTTTCCTTATTCGGATTGCATCTTAATTATTTTAATTTTATGTGACTCTATTCCAAATAATGCCACAATTGCTTCACTAATATTTTTCCTTACTTCTAGTTTGTCTCCGCCCTGTACCACTACGACCACTCCTTCTATAACAGGCTGCAGTGTTTTTACTACATAAGGAACATTTCCTACACCACTCTCCTCTACATATACCGTTTCCTCCTGGAAAGAGTCTTCTTGCATAATTCGGCTCCCCCCCTGAGCATCCTTCTCTTGTGTACTGCTTCTTGTCTCAGGTATATCTTTTTCCACCACCTTTTCTTTAGAAGCGCTCACTGTTACAATTACCTTTGCCTTACCGGCCCCCTCCATTACAGAGATTATCTGTTCTAATTTATTCTCAAGATACTTCTCATATGACTCCGCATCCTCATTTCCTGCCTCCCAATTCTCATATTCGCCTGCTTCCATCGGAATTTCCCCTGCCTTCTCCTTTGTTATCTGTGTATCTTCTATCTTATCTGCATTGGATTTTGCACCGCTCATATTCCATAGTCCGGCTGCCCCCTCGCTTTTCTTCGACGTTTCTGTGGGAAGAGCAATAATAATCAAAAGAATTCCTACTAAAATGAAAATAACAAACTGTTCCTTCCCCAGCCTCTTTCCTGCCTTAAGTCGCAAAAGTAAGCTATCTTTGTTCTCTCCCCCCATATCTATCTCACCTCCAAATATTCCTCATCCACTCCTAACAAAATACAAAATTCCTTTTTCATCGCCCCTATCACAGGGGATTTCTCCATATCTTTACTCCCTTGTCCATCTCCTGCCTCTTCATCCGCACCTATTTCCACCTTTATGCCTATTCCATCGCTTATTGTAATTGCTTCCACTGCCGTACTCTTATCTATCGATACGCTATCTCCCTCTCCTGCCGCTTCCGCCGTCTCAGCTCTTGAAGAAACCTTGAGCACAAACCCCGGAGGTTCCTCCCGGAATAATACTTCATCAATACCATATCCATATCCTTGTGCCGTACCCTGCAGCTTTTGTTTTACTTCTTCCTGTAAAAGTCCTCTTATCTTTTCTTTCTCTTCTTCCTCTGCACCGCCGAGAGCAGAGCCCGTTCCATTTTTTTCATAAAATATTTCCGCACCATCTATTCCTTTTTCTATGGCTGATTCCATATCTTCTTGGAATGCGAGAATACTTCTTTCCATTTCTCCACTTTCTGCTCCCAGAAGCAAGGATCTGATCGGAACAATGAACTGAGCCAGTATCATAATCCCCACTAACACTTTAATATATTTCTCATAAGATTTCTCCGCCGCAAAATATATAAGGCTCTGTGCACATATCATAAAAATTCCAATACTTTTCATAAATTCCAAAAGGGTATATCCCATAATCACATCCCCTTGCCCGTAGTATATGCCGCAATAGCAATTGTAATCATAAATAATGCCACCGAAGTGAAGGTTGTCCGGAATAAAAGCAAGCTTCCATCCCCTACTCTATCCGTGCATCCTGTAATCCGTTTGTCGCTGACAATTCCCGCAAGAGCTGCACTTCCCTTTATCATACAGGCGATTACAAAAAGCTTCGCCAAAGGTATCAGACAGATGGCAAGCAAGAGCAAAAGCATGAGAACTCCGATACTATTTTTAATAAGAACTGCAGAGCCTATCATCATTTCGGTTATCCCTTCCGCAAGGTTACCGATTCCCGGAATAACTGAAATCGCTTTCTTTACCGAAGAAGCTTTCAGCGAATCTATAACAGGTGTTATCATTGATTGGAACAGGCCAAATCCCGTAATCGCCCCCATCGCTACTTTAAGCCCGAGTATAATTCCCTTTTTCAGAAATTCAAGCAAGAGAGTAAGCCGTTCTTCTGCCCATATTCCATTCATCAATGCCATAAGCACATAACTGTATATAAGAGGTATCATAATAAATAACAATAGTTTTTCTACTGCATACACTAAAAATAACGTGAATTGATAGTAAGCAGTAGCTGTCATAACTCCCGATGCAGCCCCTACCGCCATAAAGTAGGTAGGAATGAACATTTTAATAAATAATACAATCGACTCCACCGTATCCGCTGCAATTGCTGCCGCAGCCAGAAAGGACCTCATCAATACGGCCATCAAAAGAAGATAGAGAAAATAAAAACCGATATCCGCAATTTGATGGTTCTTAAAGATATCCGAGAAGTTGGAGAATAATGCGGATAAAATACCGAGCACCAAAATAGAAACAAAAATATGCCTCATTGCCGATAGCTCAGCTCCCAGTTTTCCCTTGATTCCATCCCAGAGCAGCTTAATTGCCTCTCCGATCTTCCCTTGTATAATCTTCGATAATAATTCCTTCACATCGAATTCATAATCTGGCAAAAGACGCCCTAATTGCTGAGAGATTTCCCCCATTCCATAATCCCCCCATAGAGTACTAAAGTCTGTTATAATCTCTGCAGCATGTACCTGCTGACCCGAGAAGAAAAAAATGGTAAGTGCGAGTACCATCCCTGCTACTATCTTCTTTACGCCCAAGCGTTTCCGCATCCTTGCTCCCCTTGTTCTCTTCTTTTTCATTTCACACCTGCTCTTTTCCCCTAGCCTGATATTTCCTGAATACTTTGAATAATTGCCAGCAATACCGGCATTCCTGCAATTAATACCGATAGTTTCCCGAAGATTTCTACTTGTCCGGCTATTGAAGAATAGCCGGCATCTTTGCAGATTCCCGCACAAAATTCACAGATATAGGTAATCCCTATTACCTTTAATAAGATACGAAAATAGGCGTTGTCCGAATTTAAATACTGTTTAAGCTCTCCCATACCATTTAGAAAAGAGCCAAGTCCCGATATTGCATAGGAAAAAATAATCAGGCATACGGCAAACCCGATATACAATCCGTATTCCTGTTTGCCCGATTTAAACTGTAAGGCTATCATAACACCCGTTATTCCCAACAAACTGATTTTAAATACGTCCATCTTATTATGCCTTTCTATAATTCGAACAGATTCTGAATCAACATAAATAAATCATAGATATATGGAACGATCCATGTCAAAACAAGTATTAGCCCTGCCAAACTGATTAGAAACGCATGCTCTTCTCTTCCACTATGCTTTAATATCTGACCCAAAATTGTTATCAAAATTCCTACTGCCGCAATTTTAAACATTAGACTAACGCCCATAGTTCCCCCTTATGTATCGGTCAGAGCAGTATAATGACGGCGAGCAGACCGCCCATTATACTTAGACTCATAATCACCTTACTTTTATTTGCAATCTCTTCTTCCAGCCGCTTTACTTCCAGTCCCAGACGGTGTAGATATTGCGCAAACGCCTTTGACTGCATTTCTCCATCCATATATCCCACACAATCGCCGAAATCCATACACACCTTTTTATCCGCTTTAGAAAGAACCGTCTCCTTTAGACATTCTTCCATATGCCTCTTCCATATTTCTGAAAAGGAACAACCATTATTCATTGCCATTTCTTCATAGACCCCTTCAAGTGCTTTCCGGTATGGTTCCTTACTTCTTGCAGCAATTCTTCTGCATGCCTCCGGCAAAGATGCTTTGCTGTAGGTAATTTCATTTTGCAGCATTTTAAAAATCTGTTCCCATTGATAAAGAGCACTTAATCGTTCTTTCATCCGGCCTCTTAAGGTCCAACCAAAGCCGATACTTCCTCCCATCAGACATAAGATTCCTATTATTCGTAACATAACGCAAAACTCCTATCATAAATTGCTTTTACCATGCATTTCCCCTTTACTTTACCGAGTAAAATATAACGCCCAAATACTTTCTGTTCTCTGATATCTGTCAAAAAATTCTTATGCATTGCATCCTCTAGGGAGTCTCCGTGTACCGTTGCAATGATTCTACTCCCTGAACGCATTACCTGATAAACAGCTTTCATATCCTCTTCACATCCAAGCTCGTCTACCGCTACCGCCTTAGGAGCCATAGAACGAATCATCATCATCATTCCGAGTACCTTCGGGCAGCCATCCAGAATATCTGTCCGCATCCCTATATCATTCTGAGGTCGTCCCAAATAACTTCCCGCAAGCTCCGAACGTTCATCCACTACCCCTACATTCATCCCTTTTGCATAACGATTGCCATCGGAAACCTGTCGTATCATGTCGCGAAGTAAGGTTGTCTTACCGCAGCCCGGAGGCGAAATCAACAGGGTATCCAATAATTTCCCATCCTCATAGATATAAGGGAGGACCCCGTCAGCAGCTCCTTTAATTTCATGAGAAATACGTACATTCATATAGCCGATATGCTTCATATTACGTATCTTTCCTTCTTCTTGCAAGATAACCTGTCCGGCTAGTCCAATACGATGCCCGCCAGGAATAGTAAGAAATCCCTGCCTGATCTCATCAGCAAAAGCATAGAGGGAGTATTCACATATATGATTTAAGATTGCTTCCATATCCCTCTCCGATATAAGGACTGATTTCTCGTGTTCTTCAGTCAGTTCTCCATCATCGCCTAGATACCATTCTTTATTATCCGATATAATTATAATTTCTTTGCCTATGCGCAGCCTAATCTCCTGCAAATTATCCGGCGCTGCGGCTACCTTTCGCCATCTCTCCCTCATATAATCAGGAAAAATATGAAGTATTTCTTCACTTCCGGCCATATTTCCTCCTCTCTGTTCTTTAATTATTCCCTTATCTCAATATATGAGTTGTTGTCCAAGTTATTCCAACTATTTTGGTAACTGTTCAGTGCCCTCACAGTTACATGCGAAAATCCATTAAAGTCACCTCCGGTGATGGGATTTTCACCTGCTTTTCCACGTTATTCTTGCGGTCAGCGCAGTAAATGCGCAGACCTACAAAATAGCTACCTATTTTGTATCAAAAAAAATACACTTCTTTTTATAATTACCATGGACATTATCCTTCATGGATGATAATATAATACTATAATTATTAGTAACAATTACTATTATTAATAGAATAATATATGATTTTAAGGAGGAATTTTTATGACAAACTCAGCTCAAATTGATAACCTGGTAAGCTTATTGGATGGATATGCAGAAAAAGGCGGCCATCACCTGAATGTAAATGTATTGAACAAAGATACTCTTCTGGATGCACAAAAACACCCTGAAAAATATCCCCAACTCACAATCCGTGTCAGCGGTTATGCCGTTAACTTCATTAAACTCACACCTGAGCAGCAAAATGACGTTATCAGCAGAACCTTCCACGAATCCGTTTAAAAGACTCTTTTATAAAGTAGAACCACAAAAAAGCTTGTCGTACGAAAGTACGACAAGCTTTTTATTTCTACTGCTTTTGTTTTTTAAACTACATCCTGTGCTACATCTTTCATAGAGAAGCTCATTCTTCCCATCTTGTCTTTTCCAAGGCATACTACATTCACCTTATCGCCAAGTGTAAGCACATCTTCCACTCTATTCACTCTTTCCTTAGAAATTTTAGAAATGTGAACCATTCCTTCTTTTCCGGGAGCGAACTCTACAAAGGCACCAAATTCTTTGATGCTTACAACTGTACCTTTGAAAATCTGTCCTTCTGCTACATCGGTAGTAATAATTTTAATCATTTCTACCGCTTTATCCATCATCTCTCCATCAGTACCGCATACAGATACTTTACCGTCATCTGTAATATCTATTTTCACACCTGTACGAGCGATAATCTCATTGATGGTCTTTCCACGCTGTCCTACTACATCACCAATCTTTTCAGGGTCGATTTGAACGGAAATAATCTTCGGTGCATATTGACCTACTTCTTTTCTAGGTTCCGCAATTGCAGGAATCATAACATCATTTAAGATATATTCTCTCGCTTCCTTCGTTCTGCGAATTGCTTCCTCTACGATAGGTCTGGTCAAACCGTGAATCTTAATATCCATCTGAATCGCAGTAATACCATCATGGGTACCTGCCACTTTAAAGTCCATATCTCCGAAAAAGTCTTCCAGACCTTGAATATCTGTAAGAACGATATAATCCTCGTCACCGCCTTCTCCTGTTACCAATCCACAAGAAATACCCGCTACCGGCTTCTTAATCGGCACACCTGCCGCCATAAGGGACATGGTGGAAGCACAGATTGCTGCCTGAGAGGTAGAACCGTTAGATTCGAAAGTCTCAGATACGGTACGGATTGCATACGGGAATTCCTCTTCGGAAGGAAGTACAGGAATTAATGCTTTCTCAGCCAAAGCACCATGGCCAATTTCACGACGTCCCGGTCCTCTGCTAGGTCTTGTCTCACCTACGGAATAAGAAGGGAAATTATAGTGATGCATATATCTCTTATTTACTTCATTTTCATCCAAACCATCGATTCTTTGCATATCGGATAAAGGTGCTAAAGTGGTAACCGTACAAATCTGTGTCTGTCCACGTGTGAACATTGCAGATCCGTGCACTCTGGGAATTAAATCCACTTCTGCTGCAAGATGACGTATCTGTGTGATTTCACGGCCATCGGGACGCTTCTGATCCTTTAAGATCATCTTACGAACAGTCTTTTTCTCATATTGATAAATCGCTTCTCCGAGAATAGCAAGCCATTCTTCCTTCTCTGCAAAAGCTTCTTCCAATTTCGCTGTGATATTTCTTATATTTTCTTCACGTACCTGCTTCTCATCAGTAAATACTGCTGCTTCCATATCTTCCGGTGTCACGATTTCCTTCATCGCTGCAAACATTTCATCCGGGATCGCACAACTTGTATATCCGTGTTTAGCTTTTCCTACTTCTGCAACCATCTGATTGATAAATG encodes:
- the nusB gene encoding transcription antitermination factor NusB, giving the protein MGRRELREQIFKLLFRIEFNEKEDMPEQEKLFFDDENTASENEEGYILKKYEDIVSKLDVIDELINQETKGWVTSRMGKVDLTLIRLAVYEIKYDNEIPTGVAINEAVELAKKFGQDNSPGFINGVLAKFA
- a CDS encoding Asp23/Gls24 family envelope stress response protein — protein: MEKELDRSTYVLQEDESAGAVKIADDVVAMIAGIAAAEVEGVATMAGNATNELMSMVGVKSLKKGVKVEVINKEVSVDLGLIMEYGYNIPATSRQVQEKVKNAIENMTGLTVSNVNIKIAGVNMQKDR
- a CDS encoding transglutaminase domain-containing protein is translated as MRKKNRIAFLLLLLLFLAGCSLDLQEPGRTPVTVTQDDDAVPEEWPQSTKGQNDDEKQEELDDDSIRASIGLTEEEMPKILAGQKGKYNFERLTGEEQIIYAEITQILKRWGENVLISSMDTNQIEKVFQCVLNDHPEIFYVDGYTFTKYTLGEELKKITFTGTYHIDAEEVGRRQLLIDAYVKEFLAHLPADADEYEKVKFVYEYIINSTEYNLEAEDNQNICSVFLYGESVCQGYAKAMQYLLERVGVFSTLVIGRVSGGEGHAWNLVRIDGIYYHVDPTWGDASYQMEENEGETGYEQNHLPTINYDYLCVTTKQLEKTHTIENVVKLPDCISMTANYYVREGAYFTSVDKEKLKALFEKEYERESTYITLKCSDRAVYEEMGRVLIDEQEIFEYLDSPDGVVAYADNKEQLSLSFWL
- a CDS encoding peptide chain release factor 3; amino-acid sequence: MSNYAEEINKRRTFAIISHPDAGKTTLTEKFLLYGGAINMAGSVKGKATAKHAVSDWMEIEKERGISVTSSVLQFEYGGFCINILDTPGHQDFSEDTYRTLMAADSAVMVIDASKGVEAQTRKLFKVCVMRKIPIFTFINKMDRDAGDMFELLDEIERELGIATCPMNWPIGSGKEFKGVYDREEQCVVTYSDTHKGTQGGATTIIPISDKDKLNEYIGQRLEEQLFEEIELLDGASAEFDLEVVRSGDLTPVFFGSALTNFGVEIFLQHFLKMTTTPLPRKADIGLIDPVENNFSAFVFKIQANMNKAHRDRIAFMRICSGKYEASMEVKHIQGGKTMRLSQPQQIMASERKMLEEAYAGDIIGVFDPGIFSIGDTLCMPKEQIEYEGIPTFAPEHFARVRQMDTMKRKQFVKGITQIAQEGAIQIFQEFNTGMEEIIVGVVGVLQFEVLKYRLENEYNVEIRLENLPYEHIRWVENKDIDMVKLTGTSDMKKVKDMKGHPLLLFINQWSIGMTLERNEGLILSEFGRD
- a CDS encoding phosphopentomutase, whose product is MKRIFLIVLDSVGIGAMEDAKEYGDEGTNTLSSAASSPYFSMPNMKKMGLFNIEGVTCGEKELSPQAKVARMKEASKGKDTTIGHWEIAGIISKEPLPTYPDGFPQEVLDEFEALTGRRILCNKPYSGTEVIKDYGDEHVKTGKLIVYTSADSVFQIAAHEDVVPLADLYEYCTMARKMLVGKHGVGRVIARPFNGTSGNYVRTSGRHDYSLEPPAVTMLDQLKAEGKAVIAVGKINDIFAGKGITEYTYTTSNEDGINKTLTMMDKEFEGLCFINLVDYDMLYGHRNDIDGYAKALTYFDERLPEILSKLQEEDVLMITADHGCDPGYTVSTDHSREHTPFLMYGQAITPENLGTRDAFADIGATVLDYFNIKPQFDGRSML
- a CDS encoding SpoIIIAH-like family protein encodes the protein MLKKNQIMITALAIMIAVAGYLNFAGTKLTEDEIMTVESDTVVSDGNDLILGGTGVGTTDEEVSAMFDISDEDILADSTYGDINSLDSDDTLAAQDYLDEGMAEGIDESTTTESGTPGEAVFTSTTGMNSLSGAKLLKEQTRAKNKETLMEIINNANITETQKQEAVNNMIAITDIAEKETASEILLEAKGFSDVVVSISSTGVDVVVNATELSEAQRAQIEDIIIRKTGVAPETIIISTMAAE
- a CDS encoding stage III sporulation protein AF; translated protein: MKSIGIFMICAQSLIYFAAEKSYEKYIKVLVGIMILAQFIVPIRSLLLGAESGEMERSILAFQEDMESAIEKGIDGAEIFYEKNGTGSALGGAEEEEKEKIRGLLQEEVKQKLQGTAQGYGYGIDEVLFREEPPGFVLKVSSRAETAEAAGEGDSVSIDKSTAVEAITISDGIGIKVEIGADEEAGDGQGSKDMEKSPVIGAMKKEFCILLGVDEEYLEVR
- a CDS encoding stage III sporulation protein AE — protein: MKKKRTRGARMRKRLGVKKIVAGMVLALTIFFFSGQQVHAAEIITDFSTLWGDYGMGEISQQLGRLLPDYEFDVKELLSKIIQGKIGEAIKLLWDGIKGKLGAELSAMRHIFVSILVLGILSALFSNFSDIFKNHQIADIGFYFLYLLLMAVLMRSFLAAAAIAADTVESIVLFIKMFIPTYFMAVGAASGVMTATAYYQFTLFLVYAVEKLLLFIMIPLIYSYVLMALMNGIWAEERLTLLLEFLKKGIILGLKVAMGAITGFGLFQSMITPVIDSLKASSVKKAISVIPGIGNLAEGITEMMIGSAVLIKNSIGVLMLLLLLAICLIPLAKLFVIACMIKGSAALAGIVSDKRITGCTDRVGDGSLLLFRTTFTSVALFMITIAIAAYTTGKGM
- a CDS encoding stage III sporulation AC/AD family protein; the encoded protein is MDVFKISLLGITGVMIALQFKSGKQEYGLYIGFAVCLIIFSYAISGLGSFLNGMGELKQYLNSDNAYFRILLKVIGITYICEFCAGICKDAGYSSIAGQVEIFGKLSVLIAGMPVLLAIIQSIQEISG
- the spoIIIAC gene encoding stage III sporulation protein AC produces the protein MGVSLMFKIAAVGILITILGQILKHSGREEHAFLISLAGLILVLTWIVPYIYDLFMLIQNLFEL
- a CDS encoding stage III sporulation protein AB — protein: MLRIIGILCLMGGSIGFGWTLRGRMKERLSALYQWEQIFKMLQNEITYSKASLPEACRRIAARSKEPYRKALEGVYEEMAMNNGCSFSEIWKRHMEECLKETVLSKADKKVCMDFGDCVGYMDGEMQSKAFAQYLHRLGLEVKRLEEEIANKSKVIMSLSIMGGLLAVIILL